A genomic window from Nitrospira defluvii includes:
- a CDS encoding glycosyltransferase family 4 protein: MIRTILFLSTSSGPGGAERVISNLAASLDPRRYRAILCLFRPGWLKERSESCGIRTFVLPTQGMTDWRWAIQFKRLLRQEQVDVIHAHEFDANVQGACVAALSGIPLVATVHGKNYYWERLRRRLAYRWVSRRATMVAVSEDLKQFIVEKVGIPTSRVKVLYNGVDVLPQCTPAEVVECRKELGLPEDHQIVGVVGNLYPVKGHQYLIEAIPAVLKTCPNTSFVFAGRGQLESELKAQACRLGVDERVHFLGLRQDIPRILAMLDLFVLPSLSEGLSMAILEAMISGKPVVATQVGGNPELVINEETGFLVPPRDSQALGDKLIVSLTNTQQSADFAERGKRRAEGLFSLRSMVSSYQSLYDQCLKSEG, translated from the coding sequence ATGATTCGAACCATTCTGTTCCTCTCGACCAGTAGCGGGCCCGGTGGTGCGGAACGCGTCATTAGCAATTTGGCGGCGTCGTTGGACCCTCGTAGATATCGGGCTATTCTGTGCTTGTTCCGTCCCGGATGGCTCAAGGAACGGAGTGAAAGCTGTGGAATTCGTACGTTCGTTCTTCCGACCCAGGGTATGACCGATTGGCGGTGGGCAATTCAATTCAAGCGACTCTTGCGACAGGAACAGGTGGATGTGATTCACGCGCATGAATTTGATGCGAATGTGCAGGGGGCGTGTGTCGCAGCGTTATCGGGTATTCCTCTTGTCGCCACCGTCCACGGCAAGAACTATTATTGGGAAAGGCTTCGGCGACGGCTTGCGTATAGATGGGTGAGCCGAAGGGCGACCATGGTGGCTGTGTCGGAGGATCTCAAACAATTTATTGTTGAAAAGGTGGGGATTCCTACGAGTCGTGTGAAGGTCCTCTATAACGGCGTGGATGTGCTGCCCCAGTGCACTCCTGCTGAGGTGGTTGAGTGCCGGAAGGAGTTGGGGCTGCCTGAGGACCATCAGATTGTGGGGGTAGTAGGCAATCTGTATCCGGTGAAAGGGCACCAGTACCTCATCGAGGCAATTCCTGCAGTTCTAAAGACATGCCCCAACACATCATTTGTGTTTGCCGGGAGGGGGCAGCTGGAAAGTGAATTGAAGGCGCAAGCATGTCGACTCGGTGTGGATGAGCGGGTCCACTTTCTTGGCCTAAGGCAGGATATTCCAAGAATCCTGGCCATGCTTGATCTGTTCGTGTTGCCCTCCCTTTCGGAAGGACTTTCAATGGCAATCCTTGAGGCCATGATCTCCGGAAAACCGGTGGTCGCGACGCAGGTCGGAGGAAATCCTGAACTTGTGATAAATGAGGAAACGGGATTTCTTGTTCCCCCACGTGATAGTCAGGCGTTGGGGGACAAGTTGATCGTGTCCTTGACTAACACACAGCAGTCCGCCGATTTTGCAGAGAGAGGCAAACGTCGCGCGGAGGGGCTATTCAGTCTGCGAAGCATGGTGTCGTCCTATCAGTCGCTGTATGATCAGTGTCTGAAATCGGAAGGATAG
- a CDS encoding glycosyltransferase family 4 protein yields MKICHVAMGDLWAGAEVHLLALMTHLVRLHGFEWSVVLFNEGRLADELRKLPLSLAVIPESQHGPVALASGLARVFRQFRPDVVHTHKYKDSILGSIVARYTGVPHVVRVVHGMPEPFQGLRNVKMSAYMIADRFVTRRLVDKVIAVSSEIEQALGRLYGQGRLVCIHNGIDLEAVRVTTQRADKRKEWGVDGKAILIGTVGRLAPVKGHAVLLEAFRILSQFHPNVVLIFVGDGPLRVELEAEANRMGLGRTVIFSGHQEQSYDFINMMDVFVLPSLHEGIPMVLLEALALRRPVVASRVGGIPEVLAHSYSGVLVSPNNPEELATAIQSLIENPSKAVAFGSSGRSQVESEFSADLMATRTAEMYRTLRTGVTQGDGSHGS; encoded by the coding sequence GTGAAGATTTGTCATGTCGCGATGGGCGACTTGTGGGCAGGGGCCGAAGTTCACCTGCTTGCGCTCATGACTCACCTGGTTCGATTGCACGGCTTCGAATGGTCAGTGGTGTTATTCAATGAGGGGCGGTTGGCGGATGAATTGCGGAAGCTACCTCTCTCCCTAGCAGTCATTCCTGAGAGTCAACATGGCCCCGTAGCTCTTGCCTCTGGGCTTGCAAGGGTGTTTCGCCAGTTTCGGCCTGACGTGGTGCATACCCATAAGTACAAGGACTCGATTCTTGGCTCCATTGTCGCCCGTTACACGGGGGTTCCGCATGTAGTCAGAGTTGTTCACGGCATGCCGGAACCCTTCCAGGGATTGAGGAATGTGAAGATGTCCGCATACATGATTGCGGACAGATTCGTCACTCGTCGGCTGGTGGATAAGGTCATTGCTGTCTCCTCGGAGATTGAGCAGGCTCTAGGTCGGCTCTACGGCCAAGGCCGACTGGTGTGCATACACAACGGGATCGATTTAGAAGCAGTTCGCGTCACGACCCAGAGAGCGGATAAGCGTAAGGAGTGGGGTGTTGATGGCAAAGCCATATTGATTGGAACGGTGGGACGGCTAGCTCCAGTGAAGGGGCATGCCGTATTGCTTGAGGCCTTTCGAATACTGTCTCAATTCCACCCGAATGTGGTACTAATTTTTGTCGGCGATGGGCCTTTGCGTGTGGAGCTCGAAGCCGAGGCAAATCGGATGGGCTTAGGCCGAACAGTCATTTTTTCTGGCCATCAGGAACAGTCATACGATTTCATCAATATGATGGATGTCTTTGTTCTGCCCTCTTTGCACGAAGGTATTCCAATGGTCCTGTTGGAGGCCCTTGCTCTGAGGCGACCGGTTGTTGCGAGCCGAGTGGGTGGGATCCCCGAGGTCCTAGCCCATAGTTATTCCGGAGTCTTGGTTAGCCCAAACAATCCCGAGGAACTCGCCACTGCGATTCAGTCTCTGATTGAGAATCCATCAAAAGCTGTAGCTTTTGGATCGTCGGGTCGAAGTCAGGTTGAGTCTGAATTTAGTGCCGACTTAATGGCGACTCGTACGGCTGAGATGTATCGAACATTACGAACCGGTGTAACCCAAGGCGACGGATCCCACGGCTCCTGA
- a CDS encoding SxtJ family membrane protein gives MAEKRELRNFGLMVGGILCLIGIWPMIRHGEALRLWAVLPGVPLILLGLAAPTILAPIFKIWMKIGHVMGWINTRIILGVLYFGLITPMGVVMRMFGWDSMSRALRQDAESYRVVRQARPRTHMTRQF, from the coding sequence ATGGCTGAAAAAAGGGAATTACGGAATTTCGGGTTGATGGTGGGCGGCATACTCTGCCTGATCGGCATTTGGCCCATGATTCGGCATGGTGAGGCCCTTCGTCTCTGGGCCGTTCTCCCAGGCGTTCCGCTCATTCTGTTGGGATTGGCGGCCCCGACGATTCTCGCGCCGATCTTTAAGATTTGGATGAAGATTGGCCATGTGATGGGCTGGATCAATACCAGGATCATTCTCGGCGTGCTGTACTTTGGGCTCATCACTCCCATGGGCGTCGTCATGCGCATGTTCGGGTGGGACTCCATGAGCAGAGCGCTGAGGCAGGATGCCGAGAGTTATCGAGTGGTCAGGCAGGCGAGGCCGCGCACTCATATGACCAGGCAATTTTAG
- a CDS encoding DUF5989 family protein yields the protein MGDFLAELWAFMKERKKFWLLPIIVMLVLLGSLIVLTQGSAVAPFIYTLF from the coding sequence ATGGGTGATTTTCTGGCGGAATTGTGGGCATTCATGAAGGAACGAAAAAAGTTCTGGTTGCTCCCCATCATCGTGATGCTGGTGTTGTTGGGAAGTCTTATTGTTCTTACGCAGGGATCCGCCGTTGCACCATTCATCTACACCTTGTTTTGA
- a CDS encoding O-antigen ligase family protein, protein MTAGEFGIKSAGRQAAVPNEPKIGFYLVMLAMLFEFGRPQDIFPPLKVVPIPSLLDASIFIAVLASGKTTFANLQTKLWIGLLAFMAMWVPFANNNFWAFMTLKEMTLYFFLYLGIVTFVNTTGRMQTVILVWLAVHAVLGVNGILHHGQGVGGWLGDENDFGMEMNVAVPVAFFMYQAATTQRSKLLYMALLGLFVMSVVATSSRGAFLGLLAVGTYCWLYSPRKILSLLLGVCLVGLVLITAPQEYWDRISSITDDSTMETGTAGQRMFTWGIGWEIFTANPILGIGQGNFPWTIGEYMGGRTWQTKSLAGRQAHSLYFTLMPELGLVGIIIFGTMIVLNYRDTRVRQLVPLRLPKIGKRLESEPANDPEFVQAALFGNAILGGMIGYLTTSAFISTLYYPTFWILMGLAVALRNTTQAYSVTRSDKSLSSSLASNAPLERSPRTVRFSR, encoded by the coding sequence ATGACGGCAGGTGAATTCGGAATTAAGTCTGCAGGTCGACAAGCGGCAGTACCCAACGAGCCCAAGATCGGGTTCTACCTCGTTATGCTTGCGATGCTGTTTGAATTTGGGCGGCCACAGGATATTTTTCCTCCCCTCAAAGTGGTTCCAATCCCGAGCCTGTTGGACGCCTCCATTTTCATTGCGGTCTTGGCCTCCGGAAAAACCACTTTTGCCAATCTACAAACAAAACTTTGGATAGGATTGCTCGCATTTATGGCAATGTGGGTGCCATTCGCGAACAACAATTTTTGGGCGTTTATGACTTTAAAGGAGATGACGTTATACTTCTTTCTCTATTTAGGAATCGTCACCTTTGTGAATACAACCGGTCGAATGCAGACGGTCATCTTAGTGTGGCTGGCTGTTCACGCGGTTCTTGGCGTAAATGGAATATTGCATCATGGGCAAGGAGTTGGTGGGTGGCTTGGAGATGAAAATGATTTTGGTATGGAAATGAATGTGGCGGTCCCTGTCGCATTCTTCATGTACCAGGCGGCAACAACCCAGCGCTCGAAGTTGCTCTATATGGCGTTATTGGGCCTTTTTGTTATGTCCGTGGTCGCGACGTCTTCGCGAGGCGCATTTCTGGGATTGCTGGCGGTGGGAACTTATTGTTGGTTGTACTCACCAAGGAAAATCTTGTCACTGCTCTTAGGCGTGTGCCTGGTTGGCCTGGTGCTCATCACTGCACCTCAGGAGTATTGGGATCGCATTAGCTCCATTACTGATGACAGCACCATGGAAACCGGCACGGCAGGGCAACGAATGTTCACCTGGGGCATAGGGTGGGAAATATTTACTGCTAATCCCATTTTGGGAATCGGTCAGGGAAACTTTCCTTGGACAATCGGTGAGTACATGGGAGGGCGCACCTGGCAAACCAAATCCTTGGCCGGTCGACAGGCCCATTCTTTGTATTTTACGTTGATGCCAGAACTCGGCCTTGTTGGAATAATCATTTTCGGCACAATGATTGTTCTGAACTATAGAGACACAAGAGTGCGTCAGCTTGTCCCACTTCGGCTGCCAAAGATAGGGAAAAGGCTGGAAAGTGAACCGGCAAACGATCCTGAATTTGTCCAGGCAGCCTTGTTCGGCAATGCCATTCTGGGAGGCATGATAGGCTATCTTACGACGAGTGCGTTTATTTCTACCCTCTACTATCCGACCTTTTGGATATTGATGGGTTTGGCGGTAGCCCTTCGAAACACTACCCAGGCTTATTCGGTGACAAGATCTGATAAGAGTTTGTCTTCCTCCCTAGCATCAAACGCGCCTCTTGAGCGCTCTCCTAGAACCGTGAGGTTCTCCCGCTAA
- a CDS encoding low molecular weight protein-tyrosine-phosphatase, whose protein sequence is MNAVLNHWRYQVLLNQQVFPTPARAILVVCKGNICRSPLAEAYLKHQMEKHGLPINIYSAGLETSLGKPAHPLAQVVGTEGGLSLSKHATQPLHKDQVERADMILVMEWRQRNRLVKLYPQAKGKVFLLRQFYDQSVLEVADPYSGTLEDFQVCFTMIKQACDVLVSRMLPASSRQQ, encoded by the coding sequence GTGAATGCAGTGTTGAATCACTGGCGCTATCAGGTGCTGTTGAATCAGCAAGTATTCCCTACACCTGCGCGCGCGATCTTAGTTGTATGCAAGGGAAACATTTGCCGGAGTCCCTTGGCGGAGGCGTATCTCAAACACCAGATGGAGAAGCACGGATTGCCGATCAACATTTATTCGGCAGGACTTGAGACGTCTTTGGGAAAGCCCGCACATCCGCTCGCGCAAGTTGTTGGGACGGAAGGAGGGCTTTCGCTCAGCAAGCATGCGACTCAACCGTTGCACAAAGATCAGGTGGAACGGGCTGACATGATACTGGTTATGGAGTGGCGGCAGCGCAATCGTCTGGTGAAGTTGTATCCACAGGCGAAGGGAAAAGTATTTCTGCTGCGTCAATTTTACGATCAGTCAGTTTTGGAAGTGGCTGATCCATATAGCGGTACCCTCGAAGACTTTCAGGTGTGTTTCACGATGATCAAGCAGGCCTGTGATGTGCTCGTCAGCCGCATGCTGCCGGCCAGTAGTCGCCAACAATAG
- a CDS encoding ATP-grasp domain-containing protein, whose amino-acid sequence MNALLDVVRKQRVDALFPVSDIAMHVIGPEKTRFAGYTHIPTPDAETFSEISDKYRLMQQAVAQGVAIPETLFVPDGQLDSVIEKVCEFPVVVKPGCSLVKEGQQWKKTSVCYAESRDALMRLYNEKPYLRQPSLIQRRVVGEGQGLFVLMNQGLPLGMFAHRRLRERPPSGGVSVLRESIALPKAMVDATLTLLQRVKWHGVAMVEFKVDAARQRPLLMEINGRFWGSLQLAIDAGVNFPLRLLNMAMGKAEVLPVDGYRIGVKSRWLLGDLDQLVMRMRKSDRVLNLPPGAPSRFQAMLSFCRLFERDMFYEMEQLSDLGPSRLELMRYLKLA is encoded by the coding sequence GTGAATGCCCTGCTGGACGTCGTTCGGAAACAGCGTGTGGATGCATTGTTTCCTGTGTCCGATATCGCCATGCATGTGATAGGGCCGGAGAAGACCCGCTTCGCCGGATATACACACATCCCCACCCCGGACGCCGAGACGTTTTCTGAAATTTCAGACAAGTATCGTCTGATGCAGCAGGCCGTGGCCCAAGGAGTGGCCATTCCCGAGACCCTCTTTGTTCCTGACGGGCAACTTGATTCGGTCATCGAGAAGGTCTGCGAGTTTCCGGTCGTTGTAAAGCCTGGTTGCTCTCTTGTGAAGGAAGGGCAGCAGTGGAAGAAGACGAGTGTGTGTTATGCCGAGTCTCGGGATGCGCTCATGCGTCTGTACAATGAGAAGCCATACCTGCGTCAACCTTCATTGATCCAGCGACGTGTGGTCGGTGAGGGGCAAGGGTTGTTTGTCCTGATGAACCAAGGCCTGCCGCTAGGGATGTTTGCACATAGGCGATTGCGAGAACGGCCACCCTCCGGAGGGGTGAGTGTGTTGCGTGAGAGTATTGCCTTGCCCAAAGCCATGGTTGACGCTACGCTGACCCTATTGCAACGCGTCAAATGGCATGGCGTAGCGATGGTAGAGTTCAAAGTCGATGCAGCCCGCCAGCGTCCACTGTTGATGGAAATTAACGGGAGATTTTGGGGTTCTTTACAACTAGCCATTGATGCAGGGGTGAATTTTCCTCTTCGCCTCCTCAACATGGCAATGGGGAAAGCAGAGGTATTGCCAGTAGACGGATATCGGATTGGGGTGAAGTCGCGATGGTTGTTGGGAGACTTGGATCAGTTGGTGATGCGAATGCGGAAAAGTGATCGGGTACTCAACCTTCCCCCAGGTGCACCGTCGCGATTCCAGGCAATGCTGTCGTTTTGCCGGCTTTTCGAGCGAGATATGTTTTACGAAATGGAGCAGTTGAGCGACCTCGGACCAAGTCGGTTAGAGCTCATGCGTTATCTTAAGTTAGCTTAG
- a CDS encoding class I SAM-dependent methyltransferase: MSLRTRLFNIYWTLRGAIAPSLRYSQYWYEEALKRYVTPSVEWVEIGCGHAVLPSWRANEERQLVKTCKAIFGIDYDLPSLKAHRNISKKLRGDVTKLPFRNGAFDLVTANMVVEHLDHPDEQFREISRILKPNGVFLFHTPNAYGYGVILSKIVPEWLKGKLIYLLEGRQEHDVFPTHYKANTEAQVKALAQANGFEVLQLDLIPTDAIFAMFPPLAALELLWIRLLMTQPFRNLRTNMIVALRKSAKPYHVALG; encoded by the coding sequence ATGAGCTTGCGAACGAGGCTGTTCAACATTTATTGGACGCTACGAGGTGCTATCGCGCCGTCCCTCCGCTACTCCCAATATTGGTATGAGGAGGCGCTGAAGCGCTATGTGACGCCGTCGGTCGAATGGGTGGAGATTGGCTGCGGGCACGCAGTTCTTCCCAGTTGGAGGGCGAATGAAGAGCGTCAGTTAGTGAAGACATGTAAAGCCATATTTGGAATCGACTATGACCTGCCTTCGCTAAAGGCGCACCGGAACATTTCCAAAAAGCTGCGTGGCGATGTGACCAAGTTGCCGTTTCGGAATGGTGCGTTCGATCTGGTGACCGCCAATATGGTGGTTGAGCACCTCGATCATCCGGACGAGCAGTTCAGGGAAATCAGCCGTATTCTTAAGCCTAACGGCGTGTTCCTGTTTCATACGCCAAACGCCTATGGCTACGGTGTCATCCTGTCAAAGATTGTACCCGAATGGCTCAAAGGTAAGCTCATCTATCTGTTGGAGGGACGTCAGGAGCACGATGTCTTTCCCACGCACTACAAGGCGAATACGGAAGCTCAAGTGAAGGCGCTGGCTCAAGCCAATGGCTTTGAGGTGCTTCAGCTTGATTTGATTCCAACCGACGCCATCTTTGCCATGTTTCCTCCGCTCGCTGCCTTAGAGTTGCTGTGGATTCGGTTGCTCATGACCCAGCCGTTCCGTAACCTTCGAACCAATATGATTGTGGCGTTGAGGAAATCAGCCAAGCCGTATCATGTAGCGCTCGGATGA
- a CDS encoding glycosyltransferase family 4 protein yields the protein MRILWLGHNLAYPPKGGPLQRNYNLLKQASRRHEVHVLVFDQPASRPPGVTPEHCVEALSEFCASVEWVPLPTDTFGIGRYWRALGGVLTGDPYEFRWLRSREMAKRLQRLAGRIQFDVVHVDTLGLAPYVSLLPDVGTVLNHHDIESALVQRRAVSDPNVLWRMFWSREAAHLLSAERRWCPSFHVNLVVSNDEGKLLKPSCPKSDIRVVPNGVDIEYFTPRPDPGGTRLLFCGRLDQLANKGAITFFFKSIWAELADRVSTIEIDVVGKNPPAWLRELSLRDSRVHVPGFVADVRPYFQKATIFVCPIMDGGGTRLKILDALAMGMPIVSTTFAASGLDLRDGDHLLLADTPEAMIEQIRRVLDDKALREQLAQGAVNVVRQTYSWDTIGHSLQAAYEAAFELKER from the coding sequence ATGAGAATTTTGTGGCTCGGACATAACCTTGCGTATCCACCGAAGGGAGGACCGCTTCAGCGTAATTACAACTTGTTGAAGCAGGCTTCCAGGCGTCATGAGGTGCATGTGTTGGTATTTGACCAGCCGGCCTCCAGGCCTCCAGGGGTTACTCCCGAGCACTGCGTAGAAGCCTTGTCAGAGTTTTGTGCCAGTGTAGAGTGGGTTCCTCTTCCGACTGACACTTTTGGTATAGGTCGCTACTGGCGGGCGCTCGGTGGTGTGCTCACGGGTGACCCGTATGAATTTCGCTGGCTACGATCCAGGGAGATGGCAAAGCGTCTCCAGCGACTTGCGGGTCGAATTCAGTTTGATGTGGTGCATGTCGACACATTGGGGCTAGCCCCCTATGTTTCTTTGCTTCCTGACGTTGGCACCGTGCTGAATCATCACGATATAGAATCCGCTCTCGTTCAGAGACGGGCCGTCAGCGACCCCAATGTGTTGTGGCGCATGTTCTGGTCGCGCGAGGCGGCTCATTTATTGTCTGCAGAGCGACGCTGGTGTCCCTCGTTCCATGTGAACCTGGTGGTGTCCAATGACGAAGGGAAGCTCCTCAAACCTTCCTGCCCAAAAAGTGACATTCGTGTGGTCCCCAACGGGGTCGATATTGAATATTTCACGCCGCGTCCAGATCCGGGCGGAACGAGGTTGCTCTTCTGCGGTCGCCTGGATCAACTGGCCAACAAGGGCGCGATCACATTCTTCTTCAAATCCATCTGGGCTGAACTGGCCGATCGGGTGAGCACAATCGAAATTGATGTGGTCGGGAAGAATCCCCCGGCCTGGCTGCGTGAGTTAAGTCTGAGAGATTCGCGTGTGCACGTTCCGGGATTTGTGGCAGACGTCCGCCCCTATTTTCAGAAGGCGACGATATTCGTCTGTCCCATCATGGATGGAGGAGGGACGAGGTTGAAAATTCTCGATGCCTTGGCTATGGGTATGCCGATAGTCAGTACGACCTTTGCTGCATCGGGTTTAGATTTGCGAGACGGAGACCATCTCTTGCTAGCCGACACGCCCGAGGCCATGATCGAGCAGATTCGACGCGTACTGGATGATAAGGCATTACGAGAGCAACTTGCCCAAGGCGCTGTCAATGTGGTTCGACAGACCTATTCCTGGGACACGATCGGACACAGTCTTCAGGCTGCATACGAAGCAGCGTTCGAACTGAAGGAAAGGTGA
- a CDS encoding FkbM family methyltransferase yields MSKHLIRLLVANVLPAPILTWVKTNYYAPSVRTFWEEDVEPVKALVKPGDFVIDMGANFGWYTNVLSLLVGDRGKVYSVEPIPDTFRVMSGIVCKFKLSNVVPMNYAMSKHDGTAVMRVPQHEYGGNNFYRAQIDLKQDGSRKAMKEYTVPMRSLDSLFLDVADKVTFIKCDVEGHELAVVSGGKKFFERSKPAWLMEVGGDPDSEGTPAHQLFSLMKQYGYKIYFFDGRFLRLRPLGHWSVNYLLLQPEHCRDLMHLMAPE; encoded by the coding sequence TTGTCCAAACATTTGATAAGGCTACTGGTTGCGAATGTGCTTCCGGCACCGATTCTTACGTGGGTGAAGACGAATTACTATGCCCCCTCCGTGCGCACATTTTGGGAAGAAGATGTGGAGCCGGTGAAGGCGCTTGTAAAGCCAGGAGATTTCGTTATCGATATGGGGGCAAATTTCGGATGGTATACGAACGTTTTGTCCTTGTTGGTTGGAGATAGAGGGAAAGTCTACAGTGTCGAACCTATTCCGGATACCTTTCGAGTAATGAGTGGGATTGTTTGCAAGTTCAAACTCAGCAATGTCGTTCCCATGAATTATGCGATGTCGAAGCACGATGGCACGGCGGTGATGCGAGTGCCACAGCATGAGTATGGAGGGAACAACTTTTATCGCGCGCAGATCGATTTGAAGCAGGACGGGTCGCGTAAGGCAATGAAAGAATATACGGTCCCGATGCGGTCGTTGGATTCGCTATTCCTGGACGTTGCCGACAAGGTTACGTTCATCAAATGCGATGTCGAAGGGCACGAGTTAGCCGTCGTGAGTGGGGGAAAGAAGTTTTTCGAGAGGTCCAAACCGGCCTGGCTCATGGAGGTAGGTGGAGATCCTGATAGCGAAGGAACGCCCGCGCATCAGTTATTTAGTCTTATGAAGCAGTATGGCTACAAGATCTACTTTTTTGATGGTCGGTTCCTTCGGTTGCGCCCATTGGGACATTGGTCGGTTAATTATCTATTGCTTCAACCGGAACACTGTCGTGATCTCATGCATTTGATGGCGCCGGAATAG
- a CDS encoding polysaccharide deacetylase family protein has product MYHRVLTREEVACQAVQPGMYVLDTVFAQQMAFVRETFTVLSFRQLLDLWQTGKWDKQARYCVVTFDDGWLDNYRHAYPVLKRLGLPATIFLPTDYVSTNQWFWPDRIAHLLRSARSAEQGIKHVQQIERVLLNLFGVAGESLGKALVNDERATDQLIDWCKELPKDQIEMLIAALAVELGVSVPVERVVVNWEEVREMSQGGISFGSHSCSHRIMTTISPSEVSQELEQSECVLQRAGIDYVPVFCYPNGNSDVAIQAQAKAHGYEAAVSVQMGVEGTHPRNRFALRRVGIHNDVTYSIPLFSLRLCGLLSRTK; this is encoded by the coding sequence ATGTATCATCGGGTGCTGACGCGCGAGGAGGTCGCCTGCCAGGCTGTACAGCCTGGCATGTATGTGTTGGATACCGTATTCGCACAGCAAATGGCATTTGTGCGAGAGACCTTCACCGTACTATCGTTTCGCCAGCTTCTTGACCTCTGGCAGACAGGGAAGTGGGATAAACAGGCACGGTATTGTGTCGTCACGTTTGATGACGGCTGGTTAGACAATTATCGGCATGCGTACCCGGTCTTGAAGCGACTGGGGCTGCCGGCAACGATCTTTCTGCCTACGGACTATGTGAGCACCAATCAGTGGTTCTGGCCGGATCGAATTGCGCATCTTCTGCGGTCTGCTCGGAGCGCCGAGCAGGGCATTAAACATGTCCAACAGATCGAACGTGTACTGCTGAATTTGTTTGGTGTCGCTGGCGAATCTCTGGGGAAAGCGTTGGTGAACGACGAGCGAGCTACGGATCAGTTGATCGATTGGTGCAAGGAGTTGCCGAAGGATCAAATCGAGATGCTCATTGCCGCATTGGCAGTTGAACTGGGAGTGTCGGTTCCCGTCGAGCGGGTGGTGGTCAATTGGGAGGAGGTGCGCGAAATGTCTCAGGGCGGCATCTCTTTCGGATCCCACTCCTGCTCGCATCGCATTATGACGACGATTTCACCATCGGAGGTCTCACAGGAATTGGAACAGTCCGAGTGTGTGCTTCAACGGGCAGGAATCGACTATGTCCCAGTCTTTTGTTACCCCAACGGGAATAGCGATGTGGCTATCCAAGCTCAGGCCAAAGCGCACGGCTATGAAGCAGCCGTGTCCGTGCAAATGGGAGTCGAGGGAACACATCCAAGGAACCGCTTCGCACTTCGTCGAGTCGGAATTCACAATGATGTAACATATTCGATTCCTTTGTTCTCGCTTCGGCTCTGCGGATTGCTGTCTCGAACAAAGTAG
- a CDS encoding acyltransferase family protein, producing MQPKKAAYESRSARLAFLDGFRGCAIVMVVATHAMAYAKLEDSTSSLLTFWVQAVAVPPFFLVDGFLFARHMESSTSFSYGDYAVRSARRLLLPWVCFSVLYVVFRAAFEYVSHPTHTLVLERTVGEVLAAVYYSSVSSQMYFLPALFIIRMLSGGARTLGLLQPSRLVMSWLAYVWVWQSLPFSAEQGDRIDPVLSAIWGMQYYLLGMVLSIHDKRIASRPLIGASIGLACLATVKILLPTWGVLAQYLYLGSLFSLFRGLGDRVSSLYAIGRFTMGVYLIHAPVILKLVSSAAPLVFDQSGMGRYLLITLVAVLVSAGIARLCARARWWRFLLGEEIRGDTEHAR from the coding sequence ATGCAGCCTAAGAAGGCGGCGTACGAGTCCAGATCGGCGAGACTCGCCTTTCTCGACGGCTTTCGTGGATGCGCGATCGTGATGGTCGTTGCAACCCATGCAATGGCCTATGCGAAGCTCGAAGATTCCACGAGCAGCCTACTTACGTTCTGGGTGCAAGCGGTTGCCGTGCCGCCGTTCTTTCTCGTAGATGGATTCTTGTTTGCGCGCCACATGGAAAGTTCCACTTCCTTTTCGTATGGTGATTATGCCGTTCGGAGCGCAAGACGGCTGCTGTTGCCCTGGGTCTGTTTCAGCGTCCTGTATGTGGTTTTTCGAGCTGCGTTTGAGTATGTCTCACACCCAACGCATACGCTTGTCTTGGAGCGTACAGTCGGGGAGGTGCTTGCCGCAGTGTATTACTCCTCTGTCTCCTCCCAAATGTACTTTCTCCCAGCCCTGTTCATCATACGAATGTTGTCCGGGGGCGCAAGAACTCTTGGTCTTCTGCAGCCGTCCAGGCTCGTGATGTCCTGGCTAGCATACGTATGGGTGTGGCAAAGCCTACCGTTCAGCGCTGAACAGGGAGACAGAATCGACCCCGTGCTCAGCGCCATATGGGGGATGCAATATTATCTTCTAGGGATGGTGCTGTCGATTCACGATAAGCGCATTGCGAGCCGGCCATTGATTGGCGCAAGTATCGGCTTGGCGTGTCTAGCGACTGTGAAGATACTCCTTCCAACGTGGGGAGTGTTGGCCCAATATTTGTATCTGGGAAGCCTCTTTTCTCTCTTCCGTGGATTGGGGGATCGTGTTTCATCGCTGTATGCTATAGGGCGTTTCACGATGGGAGTGTATCTCATTCATGCGCCGGTAATCTTGAAATTAGTTTCTTCTGCCGCGCCTTTGGTGTTTGATCAATCAGGCATGGGCAGGTACCTGTTGATTACACTAGTTGCCGTACTTGTTTCGGCGGGCATTGCACGATTGTGTGCCAGGGCTCGATGGTGGAGATTTCTGCTCGGCGAAGAGATACGGGGGGATACTGAACATGCGAGGTAA